Genomic window (Bacillus pumilus):
GCCAACTTGTTCATCTCTTTTTGGGCTGTCACTTTTTCGTCGGACAAATAAACTGCCAGTAATCCTCTGTTAATCAATTTGTGAAAGTTTTCATGTGGAATGCCTTTCAACTGCTCATCTGCTTTCTCGATAAAATGCTGAAGTCTATCCATCATCTCATGATGAGAATCATAGTAGGAGCAAAAGTTCAGATCTCCCCCAATCCGATCTTCTTCTTGATCAATTAAATAATCGAGTAAAATGTGCAGTCCTTGAATATAAGGGAAATAGCTTTCGTAAATTTGCTTCGCCTGCTCTTCTGTAAAATCGGGCTGAAGGGCATACGCCACGAGACAGAAAATACCTAATGTTGATCCTGCACAAGCTGAAAATTCATACCATTCCATCTTAGGCAAGTCTTTTTCGTATTGGCGAAACCACGATTCAAGCCGTGGTACCCTCTCATGAGGAACGACGTGTTTATGTACTTGCAGATCACTATAGTAATCACACAGCGTGTGTAAATATGGCTGAATGATCGGATAATGATTAAGACGCGACAGCACATCTTGACATGTGCGGACAAGCGCATGTAAATACCCATGGTCCTCTTGATCCTCACGAAATTGATAGTACGGCTTGAGTTCAGCATGAATATCAAGCGCATCTCTCATCGCTTGATGTAGCATATGAAAATCTTTTGGATCAAGCGATGTGCTGCGGTCACACAGGTTATCTAAGTAATCACTAATGGTCTGATACGCCACAATGAATTCAATACATGTTTCTTTCTCTTTCCCTGCTAAAAGAGATAAAATGCCTCCCCCTTCACAGTGAAAGGTTTTACTGGATATGCTCGCTAGTGCCTGCGTTCTCAATTCTTCATTTTCAATCATTTCTGCATGAGCCCGCCACTTTTTCAGCTCCTGATGAACAAGCGGAAAAATATCTTTATACACTTTTGTCATCAGTGCAAAAGGACGCTCTGGT
Coding sequences:
- a CDS encoding tetraprenyl-beta-curcumene synthase family protein produces the protein MSVPERPFALMTKVYKDIFPLVHQELKKWRAHAEMIENEELRTQALASISSKTFHCEGGGILSLLAGKEKETCIEFIVAYQTISDYLDNLCDRSTSLDPKDFHMLHQAMRDALDIHAELKPYYQFREDQEDHGYLHALVRTCQDVLSRLNHYPIIQPYLHTLCDYYSDLQVHKHVVPHERVPRLESWFRQYEKDLPKMEWYEFSACAGSTLGIFCLVAYALQPDFTEEQAKQIYESYFPYIQGLHILLDYLIDQEEDRIGGDLNFCSYYDSHHEMMDRLQHFIEKADEQLKGIPHENFHKLINRGLLAVYLSDEKVTAQKEMNKLAKRLIKSSGKTSFFFYINGRAYRTYQKMPWMKTS